A window from Ramlibacter pinisoli encodes these proteins:
- the rpoZ gene encoding DNA-directed RNA polymerase subunit omega, whose protein sequence is MARITVEDCLEKIPNRFQLVLAATYRARMLSQGHAPKIESKNKPGVTALREIADGKIGLEMLKKVPG, encoded by the coding sequence ATGGCCCGCATCACCGTCGAAGACTGCCTCGAGAAGATCCCCAACCGTTTCCAGCTGGTGCTCGCCGCGACCTACCGCGCCCGCATGCTGAGCCAGGGCCACGCACCCAAGATCGAGAGCAAGAACAAGCCCGGCGTCACCGCCCTGCGCGAGATCGCCGACGGCAAGATCGGCCTCGAGATGCTGAAGAAGGTGCCCGGCTGA
- a CDS encoding RelA/SpoT family protein has translation MSAVLPSRTGKGSRPTPVLPSPAAANAAAASFAALTARLDYLEPGDVEQVRQAYRFADEAHLGQIRASGEPYITHPIAVAAQCAEWKLDAQALMAALLHDAIEDCGVTKPDLIERFGAPVAELVDGLTKLDKLQFNTREESQAESFRKMLLAMARDVRVILIKLADRTHNMRTLDDVPREKWGRTSRETLDIYAPIAHRLGLNQTYRELQELAFRHLRPWRHKVLDKAVARARSRRRDLIQKVQREVEQAFESAGMKVRIAGREKTLYSIYTKMDEKHLSFAQVTDIYGFRVVVPSVTDCYTALGILHQTYKPVPGRFKDHIAIPKVNGYQSLHTTLVGPSGVNVEFQMRTEAMHVVAESGVAAHWLYKANPTDADTAERLGTKWLQSLLDIQHETRDAAEFWDHVKIDLFPDAVYVFTPKSQILALPRGATVVDFAYAIHSNVGDRTVAAKINGVQVPLRTELKNGDVVEVVTAAVSTPNPAWLGFVRTGRARSKIRHHLKSLAQAESQELGEKLLAQALRAEGIERSPADDEEHHAMWERLLRFTGNKSRAELLTDLGLGKRIAGIVAKRLMTLMTERGERPDALLMTRERYTAHENVSQGGVVLDGSENASVQFAACCRPVPGDAIVGYLGRGEGLVVHMEDCAVARRLQHKDSERFIGVEWADEPVRPFETMVMVTVANTKGVLARVASALAGVEADITHVDMDDDRGQDATDLRFLIAVRDRAHLEAVMRTLKRTPSVMRAQRLRAGHSGS, from the coding sequence GTGAGTGCCGTCCTCCCCTCCAGGACGGGCAAGGGCTCGCGCCCCACCCCCGTCCTCCCCAGTCCGGCCGCCGCCAATGCCGCGGCCGCCAGCTTTGCCGCGCTCACGGCGCGCCTGGACTACCTGGAGCCGGGCGACGTGGAGCAGGTCCGGCAGGCCTACCGCTTCGCCGACGAGGCGCACCTGGGCCAGATCCGCGCCAGCGGCGAGCCCTACATCACCCATCCCATCGCCGTCGCGGCGCAGTGCGCCGAATGGAAGCTCGACGCCCAGGCGCTGATGGCGGCCTTGCTGCACGACGCGATCGAGGACTGCGGCGTCACCAAGCCCGATCTCATCGAGCGCTTCGGCGCGCCGGTGGCCGAATTGGTCGACGGCCTGACCAAGCTCGACAAGCTGCAGTTCAACACCCGCGAGGAAAGCCAGGCCGAGTCGTTCCGCAAGATGCTGCTGGCGATGGCCCGCGACGTCCGGGTCATCCTGATCAAGCTGGCCGACCGCACGCACAACATGCGCACGCTGGACGACGTGCCGCGCGAGAAATGGGGCCGCACCTCGCGCGAGACGCTGGACATCTACGCGCCGATCGCGCACCGCCTGGGCCTGAACCAGACCTACCGCGAACTGCAGGAACTGGCATTCCGCCACCTGCGCCCGTGGCGCCACAAGGTGCTGGACAAGGCGGTTGCGCGGGCCCGCAGCCGCCGCCGCGACCTGATCCAGAAGGTGCAGCGCGAGGTCGAGCAGGCCTTCGAGTCCGCCGGCATGAAGGTGCGCATCGCCGGCCGCGAGAAGACGCTGTACTCCATTTACACCAAGATGGACGAGAAGCACCTGTCGTTCGCGCAGGTCACAGACATCTACGGCTTCCGCGTCGTCGTTCCGTCGGTCACCGACTGCTACACGGCGCTGGGCATCCTGCACCAGACCTACAAGCCGGTGCCGGGCCGCTTCAAGGACCACATCGCCATCCCCAAGGTCAACGGCTACCAGTCGCTGCACACCACGCTGGTGGGCCCCTCGGGCGTGAACGTGGAATTCCAGATGCGCACCGAGGCCATGCACGTGGTGGCCGAGTCGGGCGTGGCGGCGCACTGGCTGTACAAGGCCAACCCCACCGACGCCGACACCGCCGAGCGCCTGGGCACCAAGTGGCTGCAGTCGCTGCTGGACATCCAGCACGAGACGCGCGACGCCGCCGAGTTCTGGGACCACGTCAAGATCGACCTGTTCCCCGACGCCGTCTACGTGTTCACGCCCAAGAGCCAGATCCTGGCGCTACCGCGCGGCGCGACGGTGGTCGACTTCGCGTACGCCATCCACAGCAACGTGGGCGACCGCACCGTGGCCGCCAAGATCAACGGCGTGCAGGTGCCGCTGCGCACGGAGCTGAAGAACGGCGACGTGGTCGAGGTCGTGACGGCCGCCGTGTCCACCCCCAATCCGGCCTGGCTGGGGTTCGTGCGCACCGGGCGCGCGCGCTCCAAGATCCGCCACCACCTGAAGTCGCTGGCCCAGGCCGAATCGCAGGAACTGGGCGAGAAGCTGCTCGCCCAGGCGCTGCGCGCCGAAGGCATCGAACGGTCGCCGGCCGACGACGAGGAACACCACGCCATGTGGGAGCGGCTGCTGCGCTTCACCGGCAACAAGAGCCGGGCCGAGCTGCTCACTGACCTGGGCCTGGGCAAGCGCATCGCGGGCATCGTGGCCAAGCGCCTGATGACGCTGATGACCGAGCGCGGCGAGCGCCCCGACGCCCTGCTCATGACCCGCGAGCGCTACACCGCGCACGAGAACGTCTCGCAGGGCGGCGTGGTGCTCGATGGCAGCGAGAACGCCTCGGTGCAGTTCGCCGCCTGCTGCCGTCCGGTGCCGGGCGATGCCATCGTGGGCTACCTCGGCCGTGGCGAAGGCCTGGTGGTGCACATGGAGGACTGCGCCGTCGCACGGCGGCTGCAGCACAAGGACAGCGAGCGCTTCATCGGCGTCGAGTGGGCCGACGAGCCGGTACGGCCGTTCGAGACCATGGTCATGGTGACGGTGGCCAACACCAAGGGCGTGCTGGCCCGGGTGGCGTCGGCGCTAGCCGGTGTGGAAGCCGACATCACCCACGTCGACATGGACGACGACCGCGGCCAGGACGCCACCGACCTGCGCTTCCTGATCGCCGTGCGCGACCGCGCGCACCTGGAGGCCGTCATGCGCACCCTCAAGCGCACGCCCTCGGTGATGCGCGCCCAGCGGCTGCGCGCCGGGCACTCAGGCAGCTGA
- the gmk gene encoding guanylate kinase, with protein sequence MDYPGNLFVVAAPSGAGKSSLVKALLELDSQVQPSVSHTTRPPRGQEKHGREYFFVSAQEFDQMVLAGSFVEWAHVHGKRYGTSKKMIEDRIAQGADVILEIDFQGALQIKRIFANAVLVFILPPSWEELRSRLERRGEDAPHVIELRLQNAAEEMAKATEFDFVIINELFERALFDLKAIVHAQRLKYSAQRRARAETFEALHIP encoded by the coding sequence ATGGACTACCCCGGCAACCTCTTCGTCGTCGCCGCCCCCAGCGGGGCCGGCAAGTCGAGCCTGGTCAAGGCCCTGCTGGAACTCGATTCCCAGGTGCAGCCCTCGGTCTCGCACACCACCCGGCCGCCGCGCGGCCAGGAAAAGCACGGCCGCGAGTACTTCTTCGTCTCGGCCCAGGAATTCGACCAGATGGTGCTGGCCGGCTCGTTCGTCGAGTGGGCCCACGTGCACGGCAAGCGCTACGGCACTTCCAAGAAGATGATCGAGGACCGCATCGCCCAGGGCGCCGACGTCATCCTGGAGATCGACTTCCAGGGCGCGCTGCAGATCAAGCGCATCTTCGCCAATGCGGTGCTGGTCTTCATCCTGCCTCCGAGCTGGGAGGAACTGCGCTCGCGCCTGGAGCGGCGCGGCGAGGATGCCCCCCACGTCATCGAACTGCGCCTGCAGAACGCGGCCGAGGAGATGGCCAAGGCGACGGAATTCGACTTCGTTATAATCAACGAGTTGTTCGAGCGAGCCCTTTTCGACCTGAAGGCCATCGTTCATGCCCAGCGCCTGAAGTATTCCGCCCAACGCCGCGCCCGGGCCGAGACCTTCGAGGCCCTCCACATCCCCTGA
- the greB gene encoding transcription elongation factor GreB: MSKAFTRETDSEDDEDAGPALPPSGRNYITPAGYARLRAELLQLIDEERPKVVEVVHWAASNGDRSENGDYLYGKKRLREIDRRIRFLTKRLEIAEVTDPTLHHGHNQVFFGATVSYAEESGAERTITIVGIDEADSLHGQVSWISPIARALLKAAEGDVVKLVTPAGVQEVEVLEVRYPAPQAASAA, translated from the coding sequence ATGAGCAAGGCGTTCACCCGTGAAACCGACAGCGAGGACGACGAGGACGCAGGTCCGGCGTTGCCGCCCAGCGGCCGCAACTACATCACCCCCGCAGGCTACGCGCGGCTGCGGGCCGAACTGCTGCAGCTGATCGACGAGGAGCGGCCCAAGGTGGTCGAGGTCGTGCACTGGGCCGCCAGCAACGGCGACCGGTCCGAGAACGGCGATTACCTGTACGGCAAGAAGCGGCTGCGCGAGATCGACCGCCGCATCCGTTTCCTCACCAAGCGGCTCGAGATCGCCGAGGTCACCGATCCCACGCTGCACCACGGGCACAACCAGGTGTTCTTCGGGGCCACGGTCTCCTATGCGGAAGAGTCGGGCGCCGAGCGCACCATCACCATCGTGGGCATCGACGAGGCCGACAGCCTGCACGGCCAGGTGAGCTGGATCTCCCCGATCGCGCGTGCGCTGCTCAAGGCCGCCGAAGGCGACGTGGTCAAGCTCGTCACGCCTGCCGGCGTGCAGGAGGTCGAGGTGCTGGAGGTGCGCTACCCGGCGCCGCAGGCCGCGTCAGCTGCCTGA